The following proteins are co-located in the Pedobacter frigiditerrae genome:
- the atpC gene encoding ATP synthase F1 subunit epsilon: MTLEILTPDKKVFEGDVTAVTVPGTLGSFQILKDHAPIISTLEDGPVIIKGSTGEEIFNIKGGVVEVLDNKIIVLAEAVVA, from the coding sequence ATGACTTTAGAAATATTAACTCCAGATAAAAAAGTTTTCGAAGGCGATGTAACTGCGGTTACCGTTCCAGGAACTTTAGGTTCTTTTCAGATTTTGAAAGACCACGCTCCTATTATCTCTACTTTAGAAGATGGTCCGGTAATTATTAAAGGAAGCACAGGCGAAGAAATCTTTAACATTAAAGGTGGCGTTGTTGAAGTTCTGGATAATAAAATAATCGTATTAGCAGAAGCAGTAGTAGCTTAA
- a CDS encoding branched-chain amino acid transaminase — MEYYNSKTVIYLDGKFVKAQDAKTDLYGQSLHYGYAAFEGIRAYKTHNATRVFKIKEHYDRLQRSCELMHIPFPWDKNELIKQTYRLLEVNNFKDAYIRPLVYCPPSMSLVAPTESSIMICAWDWASYFGDKKLKVCISSYQRPNPKSTYVEAKASGHYVNSILATTEAKGKGFDEALLLDMNENVAEAPGANIFFEKDGKLYTPALGHILAGITRATVIELCKVLDIEVIEKAISVDELKAADSVFFCGTAAEIVGVHTIDDVVFRQRWNDSIGCTIQRAYKNLVLEKVNYEVII; from the coding sequence ATGGAATATTACAACTCCAAAACGGTGATTTACTTGGACGGTAAGTTTGTTAAGGCACAAGATGCTAAAACAGATTTATACGGACAATCGTTACATTATGGTTACGCAGCATTTGAAGGCATTAGAGCTTACAAAACGCATAATGCAACTAGGGTTTTTAAAATCAAAGAACATTATGACAGGCTGCAACGCTCATGTGAGTTAATGCATATTCCTTTTCCTTGGGATAAAAATGAGTTAATTAAACAAACTTATAGATTGTTAGAGGTTAACAATTTTAAAGATGCTTATATCCGTCCGCTAGTTTATTGTCCACCAAGCATGTCGCTAGTTGCACCAACAGAATCATCAATAATGATTTGTGCTTGGGACTGGGCTTCTTATTTTGGGGATAAAAAATTAAAGGTTTGCATTTCTAGCTATCAAAGACCTAATCCTAAATCAACTTATGTTGAAGCAAAGGCAAGTGGACATTATGTGAATTCTATTTTGGCTACTACGGAAGCAAAAGGTAAAGGCTTTGATGAAGCTTTACTTTTAGACATGAACGAAAATGTTGCTGAAGCGCCAGGTGCAAACATCTTCTTTGAAAAAGACGGAAAGTTATATACACCAGCCTTAGGCCACATCTTAGCAGGAATTACTCGTGCAACCGTAATAGAACTTTGCAAAGTATTAGATATAGAGGTGATTGAAAAAGCAATTAGTGTAGACGAATTAAAAGCGGCAGATAGTGTTTTCTTTTGTGGTACAGCAGCAGAAATTGTAGGTGTACATACCATAGATGATGTAGTTTTCAGACAAAGATGGAATGATAGCATCGGATGCACCATCCAAAGAGCTTATAAAAACCTAGTGCTCGAGAAAGTAAATTATGAAGTAATAATATAG
- a CDS encoding ORF6N domain-containing protein has product MQIIKSIESRIYVIRGERVMLDFDLASLYEVETRVLNQAVKRNIQRFPEDFMFQLTKEEFENNNQNLSSQIVTTNESNLISQIVTSSYGGTRKLPYAFTEQGIAMLSGVLKSEKAINMNIAIMRAFVVVRKILLKQSNINEQLLEIKERLGEHDVQLNELYDAMDNMLDEKIAQLKWKDRERIGFKIKE; this is encoded by the coding sequence ATGCAGATTATTAAAAGCATTGAAAGTAGAATTTACGTAATTCGGGGTGAAAGAGTAATGTTAGATTTTGATTTAGCATCACTTTATGAAGTTGAAACAAGAGTATTAAATCAAGCAGTAAAGCGTAACATACAACGTTTTCCAGAAGATTTTATGTTTCAATTAACTAAAGAAGAGTTTGAAAACAATAACCAAAACTTGTCATCACAAATTGTGACGACAAACGAGTCAAACTTGATATCACAAATTGTGACATCAAGTTATGGAGGCACCAGAAAACTGCCATACGCTTTTACTGAACAAGGTATAGCTATGTTAAGTGGGGTTTTGAAAAGTGAAAAGGCAATTAATATGAACATTGCCATTATGAGAGCTTTTGTAGTCGTTCGAAAAATTTTGCTTAAGCAAAGCAATATTAATGAACAGTTACTAGAAATTAAAGAGCGTCTTGGAGAACATGATGTTCAACTAAATGAGCTTTATGATGCAATGGACAATATGCTAGATGAAAAAATTGCTCAATTGAAGTGGAAAGACAGAGAGAGAATTGGGTTTAAAATAAAAGAATAG
- the ilvD gene encoding dihydroxy-acid dehydratase: protein MNEINKYSKTFTQDPTQPAAQAMLYGIGLTDADMAKAQVGIGSMGYDGNTCNMHLNDLAADVKKGVWKNDLVGLVFNTIGVSDGMSNGTDGMRYSLVSRDVIADSIETICGGQYYDGIITIPGCDKNMPGAIMAMSRLDRPSIMVYGGTIAPGHYKGEELNIVSAFEALGQKICGNLSEEDYQGIIKHTCPGAGACGGMYTANTMASAIEALGMSLPYSSSNPAISDEKKQECLDAGKYIKILLEKDIKPSDIMTRKAFENAIRSIIILGGSTNAVLHFIAMGKAIGVEITQDDFQKMSDVTPVLADFKPSGKYLMQDLHQYGGIPAVLKYLLNEGLLHGDCLTVTGKTVAENLADVKSIMDYDQKIIQKLDNPIKATGHLQILYGNLAEKGSVAKISGKEGEKFEGPARVFDGEHDLIAGISSGRVQPGDVIVIKNSGPVGAPGMPEMLKPTSAIIGAGLGKSVALITDGRFSGGTHGFVVGHITPESYKGGLIGLVEDEDRVLIDAVNNIISLQVSEEVIAERRKKYVQPALKVTKGVLYKYAKTVSDAASGCVTDEY from the coding sequence ATGAACGAAATCAACAAATACAGTAAAACATTTACACAAGACCCAACCCAACCTGCAGCTCAAGCGATGTTATACGGAATCGGATTAACCGATGCTGATATGGCGAAAGCCCAAGTTGGTATTGGAAGCATGGGTTATGACGGCAACACTTGTAACATGCACCTTAACGATTTAGCGGCAGATGTTAAAAAAGGTGTCTGGAAAAATGATTTAGTGGGTTTGGTTTTTAATACCATTGGTGTAAGTGATGGAATGAGCAATGGTACTGATGGTATGCGTTATTCATTAGTAAGCCGAGATGTAATTGCAGACAGCATTGAAACTATTTGCGGTGGTCAATATTATGATGGTATCATCACCATTCCTGGTTGCGATAAAAATATGCCGGGTGCTATTATGGCCATGTCTCGTTTAGATCGTCCATCAATTATGGTATATGGTGGCACAATTGCTCCTGGTCATTATAAAGGCGAAGAATTAAATATCGTTTCTGCTTTTGAAGCTTTAGGTCAAAAAATATGTGGTAATCTCTCTGAAGAAGATTATCAAGGAATTATTAAACATACTTGTCCAGGTGCTGGTGCTTGTGGTGGTATGTATACAGCTAATACAATGGCATCTGCAATTGAAGCTTTGGGTATGAGTTTGCCTTATTCTTCTTCGAATCCTGCAATCAGCGATGAGAAAAAACAAGAGTGTTTAGATGCTGGAAAGTACATTAAAATATTATTAGAAAAGGATATCAAACCAAGTGATATCATGACAAGAAAAGCATTTGAGAATGCGATTCGTTCTATTATCATATTGGGTGGAAGTACAAATGCAGTATTACATTTTATTGCCATGGGTAAAGCTATCGGTGTAGAAATTACACAAGATGACTTCCAAAAAATGAGCGATGTAACGCCTGTACTTGCTGATTTTAAACCAAGTGGAAAATATTTGATGCAAGATTTACATCAATATGGTGGTATTCCTGCAGTATTGAAATATTTATTAAACGAAGGTTTATTACATGGTGATTGTTTAACTGTAACTGGAAAAACTGTAGCTGAAAATTTAGCTGACGTTAAATCGATCATGGATTACGACCAAAAAATTATTCAGAAACTTGATAATCCAATTAAAGCGACTGGTCACTTACAAATTTTATACGGGAACTTAGCTGAAAAAGGTTCAGTTGCTAAAATCTCTGGTAAAGAAGGAGAGAAATTTGAAGGTCCAGCACGTGTATTTGATGGTGAGCATGATTTAATTGCAGGTATTTCTAGTGGTCGCGTTCAGCCTGGTGATGTTATCGTTATTAAGAATTCTGGTCCTGTTGGTGCTCCAGGCATGCCTGAAATGTTAAAGCCAACCTCAGCAATTATTGGTGCAGGTTTAGGGAAATCCGTTGCCTTAATTACTGACGGCCGTTTTTCTGGAGGAACACACGGCTTTGTGGTTGGTCACATTACCCCAGAATCTTATAAAGGAGGCCTAATTGGTTTGGTTGAAGATGAGGATAGAGTTTTAATCGACGCCGTAAATAACATCATCAGCTTACAAGTTAGCGAAGAAGTTATTGCAGAGCGAAGAAAAAAATATGTTCAACCTGCATTGAAAGTTACAAAAGGAGTTTTATATAAATATGCTAAAACGGTTTCAGACGCAGCCAGTGGTTGTGTAACTGATGAATACTAG